The Macaca thibetana thibetana isolate TM-01 chromosome 19, ASM2454274v1, whole genome shotgun sequence genome has a segment encoding these proteins:
- the LOC126942361 gene encoding transcriptional repressor p66-alpha-like yields MTEEACQKRSQKQALELDPTEDDVESKKIKMERRLLASDLNTDRDIRVTPEPGAGPAQGLLRATGATTVAMGRGEGLVGDGPVDMPSSRSDMKSERRPPLPDVIVLSHNEQPSSPRENGLITVALKETSTEALMKSNPK; encoded by the coding sequence ATGACCGAAGAAGCATGCCAAAAACGGAGTCAGAAACAAGCGCTTGAACTGGACCCAACAGAGGACGATGTGgagagcaagaaaataaaaatggagagaagattgTTGGCTTCAGATTTAAACACTGACAGAGACATAAGGGTGACACCTGAGCCGGGAGCGGGTCCAGCCCAAGGATTGCTGAGGGCAACAGGGGCCACGACGGTGGCCATGGGCAGAGGCGAAGGTCTGGTGGGCGATGGACCCGTGGACATGCCCTCCTCACGCAGTGACATGAAATCTGAGAGAAGACCCCCCTTACCCGATGTGATTGTACTCTCCCACAACGAGCAGCCCTCCAGCCCGAGAGAGAACGGGCTGATCACGGTGGCCTTGAAGGAGACTAGCACCGAGGCTCTCATGAAAAGCAACCCGAAATAA